The DNA region gCTGATGCTGTTGGCCTGAAGGTTGTCCTTTTAGAACTGCTAGAGAGAGATGCCCTTGAAGAGATAGATGGATCTTATCTCTGTGTTTCACATAAAGGATGTTGTGGTGATTTGGGTTTGAAATGTCCCCCACCGGTCTTTGTTGAAGGCCTTGGTCCACAGTACAATGTTCAAAGGTAGGGCTCTGAAAAGTGATTGGACCCTGAGGGCTTTAATCAATGAGTTAATCTATTGATGGGTATGTATGGAAGTGGTGGGAAACCAGGAGATAGGAACTTGTTAAGGGACTTGGTCATTTGGAACACATCTTGGACTGTGTTTGTTGTCCTCCATCCCTTCGTTTGTTGATGCTTCCTGACTGCCAATGAGGTGAACAGTTGTGTTCCTTCATACCACTTTCATGGTCATGTGACCATGAACCAAAGCCTGTCTTCCATTTAAGTTGTCAGGTATCTTGTAACAGTGATGAAAATGGTTGACATGAACGTGACCATTAGGGATGCTGACTGAACCAAGTCAGGTCCAGACTTGATGTAGGGGGAACCATGGCTTAATTCCTTAAGCTTTTTGTCTAGAAGCTGCAAGCTAAGAGCAGACCCAATGTTCCCCACGTGATTGTATCCAGAAGATTCTGCCAACGTATCTGTTGTCTTAGTGAATCAAGAACCTCGATGCTTCCCACTCTGGTCCTTCCCCTgactccacttctgtattttaaTAGACTTGAATACATATGAATTAGTGGAAAATGAgcataaaaaggaaggaagctgtaaatttgctttaaaatcattaaattacacacttaaaataaatggatttttttagTATGTAAATTATACTTCAATAAAGCTGCTGAAAAGGCTTGGCCAACTGTGATGCTTGTCGTGTGAGTTGGTATTTGTCATAGGTCCTGTGATGTTGCTCTTAATAGTAGTGGGTTTTATTACAGATGAATCAGACACCAATGTAACCATGAAGGGAGAACACTCCgttccctcagaaaaaaaaaatcaagtcaaatCCATTGGATTTCTTAATGAGGGTTTTTCTGGTCATAGCTGAATTGGCTGGAAGTTGGACAGTTATTGGCTGAGAAGAAAGAGTGACTCTTAATGTTTATTGGGATAACTGAAGGTTGGGCTCACGGAAGGGATTGAGTTTCACAAAGTACAATTGCAGAAGCTCCAGAGGCTGATGGAGCTGAGGCATAGAACCCGTGCAAGACTCACTTAATATATTTTGTGATGTCATGGCTAAGTGTGAGACAGGGACAGacgaagtggaaatttctggtttctttggaaactcacttgtgtcacatgatgtttttctggaagctgtcttgtgagagaatgttttgctgaagcagacacatgagaaagCATGTGGTATTTTGCTGGAACAGACACTTGAGGGGGAACATGATGTTTAGAGAGAATATAAATGTAACCCCACAGGCAGTGAGAGGACTCTCCTGCATTGCTCCGCCTTGCAaggctttgctggtcttcactagCCGTGTGATGCTTTGATGGTCTTTGTTGGCCTTTGTTCCATAATGAGAAATGCACAAAAGAACTTCTCATGCTATTCTGGCtgattcttgctgcttctgctgatTCGTGCTGATTTGTTGGAGCATTGAGGTTTCTGCCAGActgagctgctgctactgattcgTGTTTCGTGTTTGCTATTGGCCTGGACTGCACAGCAAAGATTGCAGTTGCCTCCAAAGAATTACTTCCTAATAGGTCCACAAGTctcttttcctattaaccttctttctctgctACCTCTGTTTGgtggctagaagggaggttaaagtgtttaagaactctaaataaagtaggttttgaaaaatctaagcctacagataGAGTCACAGACTTTGAGAAAAGGCTATGTCTCCTGTTGAGAGGAGATGAAGTAGGTTGTGACTTTTTGGTTCTGTGGTCTACTGTGACCTATTAAAATGCCCAGTGGCAGACTGGGGGTGTCTCCCAGTAAGTGTAGCACACACATGTTTTCACTAGGGATTGGGAGGCTGTAGAAAGTAGTCATTTCTTGTCACATATCATTGAGTATTCATGCTGATGACAGTAATTACCCTTCACTTCTGCCATTCAGGGAAGTGGGTCTAtgcagagatagaagagaaggGCTGGTGGTGAGTAATGTGAGCATGTGATATGGAGTATGATAAACATTCTTGTGCTGGGTCTTTTTTTACTCCAATTCGACAATCTAGAGTCACTTAAGAGGACAATTGAAGAATTGCCTGCATTAGATTGGTCTTTGGGTAagtctatgggacattttcttgattaatgattgatgtaggagggcccaccACTGTGGACAAGCTCATCAGTAGTCATGTATAAAAAAGATAGCCTTTTAGACTGTGTTAAAGAAAGTAgaggagcaagccatgggaagtgTGGTGGACTGAATAAGAGGGGCCCCTGTAGACTCATAAATTTGACTATTTATTCActagggagtggcagtattttcaaggattagaaggattaaaaGAAGGTGTGGTACCATTGGAGGAAGTggatgtgtcactgggagtgggatttgaggttttaaGAGCCCAGtgccgtctctctctctctttctgcgcctACGTATCAGTAGTAGTCTATagctccagcaccatggcttcttgccatgatgatgcaccaagcttctgaaactgtaagcaagcctccaattaaatgctttcttttaaattaatgccttttaaattaaattccaATTTAACGCCttgaccatggtgtctcttcacagaaacagaacgGTGGCTGAGACAGGGAGCAAGCGGATAAGGAGTGTTCCTTGatgctgcttcaagctcctgttttggcttccctcagtgatggtcTGTAACCTGTAAGGCAAAtaaccctttcatccccaagttatttttgatCATGGTATCCATCATTGTGAGAAGGAAGCAAACTAGAACAATTACATCACAGGTAGGTACATGAACACATCTTACCTTTAAATTCAAACGAAGTGTCCACATATTTCTGTTTGTGGTTATGGGATAAGTGACAGTGGCTCTACTATACATTCTGTTTCTGTAAGAaactgtcttaggatttctattgttgtaaggaaacaccaggaccaaagagCAAGTTAGGAAGGAGAGGGttgattcagcttacacttccacattgctgttcatcaccaaaggaagttgggacaggaactgaagcaggagaggatcctgggggcaggagctgatgcagaggctatggagtgGTGATGCTTACTGTTTTGCTCCTCATgtcttgcttagcctgctttcttaaagaacccaggactaccagcccagggatggtaccacccaccatgggctgggtcctcccccaccaattaagaaaatgactaacagctggatcttatggaggcattttcttgactgaggCTCcgtcctctctgatgactctagtttgtgtcaagttgccacAAAAAccagtgtggtggcttgaatacaCTTGGCTtcttaggaggtgtagccttgttggagtaggtgtggccttgttggagtaggtgtggccttgtcggaggaagCACTTTACTAtggggtggactttgaagttCTGCCCAGTTCGAGcaagagcctcctcctggctgcctgcagaagagacAGTTTCTCCTGGCTGCCATTGGATCAAGATGCATAactctcaggttcttctccagcaccatgtctccctagacactgccatgcttcctgccttgatgataatggactgaacctctgaacctataagccagcgcTAATGAAATGTTGCCccttatgagttgccttggtcatggtgtcttttcatagcaatgaaaccctaagacaaccagccagtacagaaacTCTcccaaataacaaaattaatcaatGATAGAAAGTATTTGTTTTCACGTCCTGCAGCATAGAAACTTATTCTAGAGACAGCAATTAATGAGTCCATGACAAGGCTGCCTCCAAAGACACCCTCGGAATGTATACGTGGCCCAGTTAGACCCTACGGAGCACAGGGGCTTCTCAGGAGCACAGGAGGGGAGAGCTACATGGTCAGGAGCCTCAAAGCATTTGAAAGCCATGACAAGTTGCATAGGAAAAGAGCTCAGCACATCTGAATTGGAGATACTTTCAGTGTTTTCTGAGAATAAGGTCATACATGAGTAAAAGACAGGAACTTCCTGGGGATAGACAGGCTAAAGGGGCCATAGGTATGTAGGGAGTCATACAGAACACACCAGTGTGGAAGCTTTCTGGTGGTCATCTGGGGCATCCAGCAGAGATCTCAAAAAGATCACAGGATGCAACAGGGGCAAACAATGCTCAGGAAAGCTACATAGGATCTGTTTAACACCTGAAAGTAGCTCACAGTATAATCATctcttttaaattacttttttaactGTTCATACAAAATAATGGTTTTTACAATGCTTCCGGGAGTCTCATAGATATAAATTTAGTTGTGGATTCAATAGTCTGAGTTGTCCTGGCAAAAATGTCCTCCTGGGAAGTCCCTACCTCACAACCACCTTCTGAAGTGATGGGCTGGTTATTTGTTAAGGAACAAAAGAAGCCAATGTGGATATGGCCCAAGTTCAACTCTTTCCAGAAACTTTCTGTTCTTCCTGGGTCTCCTGCTTCACTTTTTGAGAACTCTATCTTGGAATGCATTTGTCCCCAGTGTCTTCTACTCCATTTTGGAATGCATTTGTCTCCCAGTGTCTTCTACTCCATCTTAGAATCCACTTGTCCCCAGTGTCTTCTACTCCATCTTGGAATCCATTGTCCCCAGTGTCTTCTACTCCATCTTGGAATCCATTGTCCCCAGTGTCTTCTCCTCCATTCTTTATGTGCTTTTTAGTCTTTTCCACATCACCATCAATTTTATCTTTCTTATCTTCATTCTGGTCTCTTTTCTGCATATGAATAGtggatttatttaaaagatgACTTTAGGGGCCACTTTTGTTCTTGAAGAACTGGCTTTGGTTCCTTGCGCTCACGTCcaatggctcataaccatctctaatgCCAGCTCCAGGGGCCCTGACACTCTTATCTCTGTGGTCACCTGTACTCACAAGCACATGACCTGCCCCCAcccacatagttaaaaataataaatcttaaaaagagagacaAGTTTCATTAGGTTTCATTAACTAATGAAGCCGGATTTTCTCTGATTGCTGAGTCTGTTTGGATCAGTTTATTGGGTTTCCCCTTGAATTCCAAGGCCACATTCCTTTTACCTACCACTCTTTCCCCAACTGTATGTTTCTCCCTCAGTCTTCACCCCAGAGAGTCTACCTATGTCTGGTCCCTCTCCACTGCTTCCTAAACATCcatctttttttcctcctgacaTCTGTGTCCCTCCAAGCCCCATCTCTAGTTCCTTGCTCTCCCTGCAGACCAGACCAACTAAGTCTTGTTCAGTTTAGCCTCTGTGACATTAGAAATACTTACTGTTCACAGCCTGAGTTGATGCTTTCGTCTTCCTTCCATGTTCCATCCACCACAGCCTGTCTTTTCCACCAAAATGTTCACACATAACACGTCATGTCACACGTTTTAatttttagaacaaaacaaattccaTTGGTAAAGATACTGGGGTAGTCAAAGATCCTTAGGTAtccaacacactggaaaacaaacatttttcccCCAATCCTATAAGTTATCCATCTATGTCCCCGAACTTGGTGAATTTCACCTTAATGAATCTTTTCCTCCATATTATAGATGTAGATATGGACATCACCATCAAAGTTGATGCAGTACATGGAAGGCTTGGCTAGAACTTGGTAAATGACCTTGCCGGCCTTTTTGGACCCGTCGCCTCTGGTGTACTGCACACATTTACCTGTTAAGGCGTTGCTGTCAGTGTCTGACCTCACCTCTACCGGAGGAGTCTCTGGAATGATGTGGCGATTACCTTCTGTGTAGTCATCCAGAAGCTGGTAAATGTAGAGGAACAGATCCTTCTCATAGGTGATGTAAAACCAGGCCTTCATGATCGGCCCCTGGGCTAGGACCACCCTGCTCCAGTTATCCTTAGAGCCATGCTTGCCCTCAAATTTGTGTTCCACCGCTCTGCCAACCATGGTGCTGGTGAGGTGGGTGCCTCTCACCTGAGGAAACACTACTTTGTGAAGCGAGACCTTCAGCTTTAAAATCCTCTCATGGCTGTGGAGCTCCAGCCCATAGACACAGTCAATTCCATCATACTTCACCAGATAGAGAGAAAGGTTTGTTGGCAGCTGATCTAGAACTATGGCTTTCCATTGGGTGACAGGttcattcccttccttccatccgtGAGAAATTCTGCAGCTGACAATGTTCCTCAGGGCCTGGGAAgaaggcctcctcctcctccgcttCTGGGGGGATGGCGTGCTCATCCTCTTCAGAGGCATCGTCTTCTTCATGGTTGTAGATCTGGTGTGGTAGGGCATGGCACTCCTGGTCCACCATCTTGTGGCTATCGTTCTGTGTTCAAGCTTCATAGTTGCCCACTGCCTGGGTTTGAAGATCGATCTCACCTGCTTAAACCACACACAATGCTGTTGTGATTCTGTCATATGAGTGCCTGCAAGAAcaacaggggtggggtgggggcggatGCTGGACCGAGGCTCTTCTCTAAGAGAACTTCAGAGCAGGCGAGGAGCAGGCGAAGAAGGCTATGCTAAACAGATATGGGTTTCTAAATCTAATTTTGTCGTAATAAGTTAATaggagggctgggcagtggtcacacatgcctttaatcccagcactcaagaggcagagggaggcaggcctCTGTGAgatgaaggccagcctggtctacaaagctccacacagagaaattctgtctcaaaaaaactaaaaacaaaacaagttcatAGGGAAATTAACAAATGATTCTCTACAGCTCAGAAGACAGCGTCTTCAACCCTAAGACAGTTTGCCTCTGCTGAGGAACCTCTCCATGAATGGCTAGGTCATGGTGGGAGTTGGCATGCCCGTCCCCGCAATGAGCAAGCAGAACAGAAAAAATGAGCCAGAAAGGTAGCCACATCTCTCTTCTACCCGCAAGCTGGGTATGAAGGTGGCTATGTCCACAAATATCTGCCCAGGGACACAGCACACCACTAGCCTCCTGTATTGTGTCCCCTGACCCAGCCCCAGGTTTATTCCGTGAAGCCGTTGCATCTCCGACCACAACAAGACTCATTTGTCCGGGCAACATCGGCCAGTTAGAACTAGTATCTTCTAAAACGCACATGGACAAAGAGGAGCTTTGGCATTTTAGTGGAAATGTGAATTAGATATTGTTAGCAAGGATTATAAACTCAGGAGATTGACTAGCCTAGACCATCCTCCCAGCTCCCAAACACGGGAGACATTAGAACATACGGTGTTACTCACTGTACGAGGGAAAACTTTTAGCTTTCTGGGGCTACAGGGGTCCCAGTTACTTCATAAATGTATTTACCCAAAGAAAATGTCCTAGCCGTCCAGATTCTGTCTTCTGAAGCCGGCCAGGCACCAAAAGCCTGCTGAACAATTGTGGGAATTCAGGAACTGAACTGGCATTCACACACCGCTGCAAAGTTAGTGAACCCACCTTCAAGGGAGTCTAGCGCCCCCAAGTGGAATAGATGCGCAACCTCCCCCCAGTGCTCTGTGACACCACCCTAGCTCTGCTTACATCATAGAACACTTCTCAGGCCGGTTCTGTCCCTAGATACGCTTAGGAACTTCCAGCATCTAGGCTTTAGCTCCTCATATAGCCTCCTGGAGACCTAAAATAAAATCACTACCCAATGTTCTGGTGACCTGAGTCACATTCTGCCCAAGGAGCTTGctcctgtatctttttttttttttccttctgaaaaagTCTCCAGTTTCTGAATCACCAGCATCCTTGGTGGTTATTTTCCCAGCTCCTATTTTTTCCCTTGGTTATCTTTAAGCCGTTCTTCGTATCAGAAATGTTGCCAGCCTCTCTGAGGCGGCCCACTGGATAGCACACCAAAATTAGCTTTATCAAAACCCACAATTAGAggagggccatttttattcaaacaaagCTGGAATTTGACAGGATTAAATACCTTGTATTGAAGTCAATGGCAATCATGAATTATAGATTCTTTGCAAAGAGCGAGGAAAAATTAGCTCCTGGGCCCGCTTCCAAAGTCAGGATAAACTTATGACAAACCCGATATCGACTagtcatattttaaatgtctttaaaatttacCAGCACTTCGGGTTACGAGGAATTTATTAGATCAAATGCAGTAAAACAGGATGAAATAGATgaggtaattttatttttgaaatatgggTAGAGAATATTGGATACAGGTAAGTATGGAATTTACTTGCAAGTTAGAGGGCACTTTAATTGTTCATGCCACATAGATCTtgatcttcaaaaaaaaatccttttcagtcccctcccctgtccccactACACCCTGCCTATCTCTTTTCCCTAATCATTCCCTTCTACTTTAAcgttacatatatatttttaaaatttattttgaactcACCTGTAAGTCTGGCCACTTTTCTGaatgtaactttttctttttctttgttctatgtctGTTTTAAGCATCTTTTCCTTCACACTTTGAGTTTTActctttctctgctcttataTGATTCCCCTGCCACTATGTGACTGTTGGTCCACGGTGTGGCTGACCTCAGTGTGGGCTTAACTCAAAtgatatgttttttttccctctttctccccctcatcttccttctccaagCACCTGCTGAGATTTACATATAgccttggggattttttttttttaagcctggagaacacacactcacactcacacacacacacacacacacacacacagagagagagagagagagacagagagagagacagagacagagacagagagacagagacagacagagacagagacagagacagagagacagacagacagacagaaaacatgTGCTATTGTCTTTCTAAGAATAGAGACAGCtttcaaaaaaatgaacaaataggCATAAATACAAGAAGAATATTCTCACCATAGCCaccaacttgaagaggaaagagttCATCTCAGGCTACACTTCTAGGCACCAGTCTGTTATGGAGGGAagttagaggcaggaactgaagccgaCACAGCTCAGGAATGCTGAGTACTGGCTTGCTATCCACGACCTActcagctctctctcctcctcatacGACAAAGGGCCACCATTGTAGGGAATGACACTACCCATAGTGGGCTAGATCTTTCCACATCAACCATCAACAAAAGATGATTCTTTACAGATGTGGCCACAGGCCAATgtgatggaggcatttcttcaactgaggtttCTTCTACCTAGGTtgaatcaagttgacaacaaaaactaaccaggcCCCCTGCACACCCATACTGTCCATGTTGATTGCCTCACTGTGCGCAATAGACAAGCCATGGGGTGATTTTAGCTGCCTATCACCGGATGAATGACTTAAAAAAATGTGTgataaatattaatgaatttcTCATCTATATGTAAGAGTGAAGGGTGttgttctcagaaaaaaaatggaggtaaCTGTAAAATATAATATGTTGAGTGAAACAAGTCAAACTCAAAAGGACAATTGTGAAATTTGGATTTTAATATGGGACATTAAGTAGAGGGAGGTGTTTAGGGAGAGGAAGGGCAGCAGAAAGGTGGGTGCCCTGGTGGTGATAGAGGATAGTGTGGAGGATGGAGATGACTAAAGTACAGTATAAACCCATGCCAGAGCCACAAAAAAGCCCAGTGACACTGATATAAAGGAACAGAGTCTAAACAAGGTTTTGATTAAATTGGGGATTTATAGTTTAGAATACTATAAAGTTTATTTGTAGTTTTCTTCCCACAGGTGGCTGTTGCTATTTTGAGCTTGGTACTGGTGACAGGATACGGTGAGGTGCTTCCGTCTTTGTACATCATCAATCACCAAGAACTCATGTCATTCAGTGAGCTGCTAGGCTACCATGGGGAAGGAGGTAGATAGAGATCTTAAAGTACACGAGGTAGGAAGAATGCCCCCATTGCTATAGATGTCCAAATATTCGCCCTCATCTCATGGAAAAGGTTTAATTATGAAAGGGAGTTTGGCTCCCTCTTTTGTCGTTCTAGCCCATTGGATCCCTTCTGTGATAACATCTCACAAGAACGCCTTCCTCTGCTGATGGTCTCTCCATCTTAAATTTCCAGGCTTCTGAACCAGAAGTCATACAAAATCTGCTTCATTATAGACTAGCCAATCCATGTTGTTCTGTTTGTCAGTACAACATGCATGGTCATGCCTCAGAACTGTGAGCAGCCAGGCCATATGGGAAAAATAATTAGGTTACTAGTGCTGACTGAAGATGAGATGGGCTCAGTGTTGCCATGTGTGCTCTTAGGAAAGAAGGCAGCATAGAGGGTGAGCGTAGATCAGAGAGGTACAGCCTGGGAGGGACTCAACCATCTTGGGGACATAAAGGGACACTAGGTAAGGGGAAAGATGTCTAGGGAGAGCTCTAGTCACTGCTTTTAGCTAGTGGAATCCTTTTTAGAATCCCCATTTTCAagggtgtaaaaaaaaaaacctgtactaGTCTAATTTACTACGTCTGGGGTCATTTGATACATCAGTGACCATCCACATGGTGTAAAGGTGTGGACACAGCTGAGGGGCCTAGGAAGGAGCCTCATCATGGAAGACCCTTTGCCTTCAAGGGATGGAGACTTCTGTCCAGCAACACTGGGCAACCCATCTACATTGATAAGGGTATCCCACTGTGTCCagatcagtggttttcaaacCATGGGTTGAGATATCTCTGGGTGCccaaaagaccctttcacaggggtcgcacATCATGCAatttgtatatcagatatttatattacaaatcaTGACTATGGCAAAatcatagttatgaagtagcaatgagataattttatggttgggaggctgtattaaagggtcacaacattaagaagattgagaaccactagttCTGACCCCTCTAAAGCATGCCTGTCAGTATGGCCTGGAGGAATAATCCCTTTTATTCAATCAGGCAaacccaaaaaaatcaaaacataaccAAAAAGCTATGAAAGTTAGACAGCTGTTGTACCCACAGTCTGTAAGTGACGCTGCTGACATTTTAGACAAGTGAGAGCAAAATGAAAATCACAGTCACACTGTGACCATTCCCCAAGTGAGGAAAACATTGTTGGGACTGGCAGCTAGGACTTTAAATACCTGCCCTAAAGTCTGGATTGAAGAGTCGATGAGAAACttccaaaacaaaagtaaatacagAATCTTGGTGAAGTAGTaggagaaacaagagaaaagcaaataagAATTCAGTGAGTTAAAACAGACAGTAAAAGTAGGAATTAAAGACAGGTCTGGGCAAGGTGAACAGTGAAGTGGAAATTAGAGCAGGCAgaaggggctggggctggggctcacAGCTAACAAACAACTggttgcttttacagaggaccagggttcagtttccagggctcacatggtggttcacaactgcctgcaactctagttccagaggatctgatggtGTCtttggccaacacacacacacacacacacacacacacacacacacacacaccccacagagataaatttttaaaaatcttaaaaaataaaattaaattaacaaaacaaaacaaaacaggtacaGTGGTGtgcccctttaatcccagtacttagaagcaggctaatctctgtgagttcaatgcctgcctggtttatagagtgagttccaggccagccctagctacatagtgaaagccagtgtcaaaacaaaacaacaaaaaagaaagtgtgtTATATTTATTTCTGGTAAGGTAGATATTAGAGAAGCTATTTCtgtagggaaagagaaaatacatagTGTTTAGAGGATCTGATTCTTTGTGTCACTGTCCCATCACAGCCTCAGCAGGAAGCAAGAACGGGTAGAGCTGAAACGGAAATAGAGCAGCTATGATGAGTAAAGCTGTACCTCTGGACTACTCAACAAGACAGACACTCAGGAACCACAGAACAAAGTATGGCAAACGCCAAAGGAAAAGATGTCTGGCAAGACATGtttgatcttgaactcctgattctaaCTCCTGCTACCTTAGGTGCTGGGACTAtgagcatgcaccaccacacctggcttttgggGTGCTGGAGGTGGAACCCCGAGCTTTGTGTGAGCCAAGTGAGCACTCTatccactgagctgcatctccagccccacaggaTATGTTCTGCTAAATACAACAAAATCAAAGTAGAAGCCCTCAGTGAAAGACCACAGGAAATCTCCAAATCCAGAAACATTAAAATTACACATTCACAAGTAATACATatgtaaagaaataatgaaactatgtaacagtaaaaaaaaaaaaaaagaagggaaacataGTATGAAAATGTGTGAGACATAATCATGAAGGTTCTAAGAGGAAACTTTATTTAGACACTAATTCttatattagaaacaaagagTAGTCTTAAGATCTTATATAcactagaaaataagaaaagaattaattcaatgaaaaaaatagttGTTAAAATGAACCCCAAGACactaacattaaaaataagaaattaacaaaaaagcCAATGaaacacaattcttttttatttttaagcaaagaaTGGTATTTTGTGGTCTTGATTAGAGCAAGATAGAAaaatatgccgggcggtggtggcgcacgcctttaatcctagcacttgggaggcggaggcaggcggatttccgagttcgaggccagcctggtctacatagtgagtaccaggacagccggggttacagagagaaaccctgtctcgaaaaaccaaaaaaaaaaaaaaaaaaaaaaaaaaaaaaaaaagaaaaatataaggtCCATTCTGTTTGGCagtttaaaaagaagagattACTATGTTTTAGAGTTTATGCAGAACACTGAACCTAGTACCACagacaaaattttttaaaaaaattattcatcaTTAAAAC from Mastomys coucha isolate ucsf_1 unplaced genomic scaffold, UCSF_Mcou_1 pScaffold22, whole genome shotgun sequence includes:
- the LOC116070915 gene encoding Y-linked testis-specific protein 1-like isoform X1 translates to MTESQQHCVWFKQVRSIFKPRQWATMKLEHRTIATRWWTRSAMPYHTRSTTMKKTMPLKRMSTPSPQKRRRRRPSSQALRNIVSCRISHGWKEGNEPVTQWKAIVLDQLPTNLSLYLVKYDGIDCVYGLELHSHERILKLKVSLHKVVFPQVRGTHLTSTMVGRAVEHKFEGKHGSKDNWSRVVLAQGPIMKAWFYITYEKDLFLYIYQLLDDYTEGNRHIIPETPPVEVRSDTDSNALTGKCVQYTRGDGSKKAGKVIYQVLAKPSMYCINFDGDVHIYIYNMEEKIH
- the LOC116070915 gene encoding Y-linked testis-specific protein 1-like isoform X2, which encodes MKLEHRTIATRWWTRSAMPYHTRSTTMKKTMPLKRMSTPSPQKRRRRRPSSQALRNIVSCRISHGWKEGNEPVTQWKAIVLDQLPTNLSLYLVKYDGIDCVYGLELHSHERILKLKVSLHKVVFPQVRGTHLTSTMVGRAVEHKFEGKHGSKDNWSRVVLAQGPIMKAWFYITYEKDLFLYIYQLLDDYTEGNRHIIPETPPVEVRSDTDSNALTGKCVQYTRGDGSKKAGKVIYQVLAKPSMYCINFDGDVHIYIYNMEEKIH